One segment of Trypanosoma brucei brucei TREU927 chromosome 8, complete sequence DNA contains the following:
- a CDS encoding mitochondrial carrier protein, putative, whose translation MHALVHFGNEGWLVSTCTWMTEEYVHTVVAGTISGAAGVLLEYPLDTIKVRLQMGGGRYTGYFNCASRMIQEEGTLSLYSGVSTRIVGSAFEHAVVFSSYKWTLRAVGTDEQHPRVWQIALGGVGGGAMSTVLLTPLELVKCRMQVANVQPGAKWRNGSVADCAASIVREGGLTALYKGGLAMLAREIPGTAAYCGTYDKLKEFLTPEGGSTANLSIWSLMFAGGCSGVAFWTIFFPADVAKTRMQVDPAFAKVGFLEALRRIYIEGGMRLLYRGWTGTAVRAFPSNALIFAVFDLTMYALTRD comes from the coding sequence atgCACGCCCTTGTACATTTTGGAAATGAAGGATGGTTAGTTTCCACCTGCACTTGGATGACTGAGGAGTATGTCCACACGGTTGTAGCGGGTACAATATCTGGCGCGGCTGGTGTATTGCTAGAGTACCCACTCGACACCATAAAGGTTCGGCTGCAAATGGGTGGTGGTCGTTACACCGGGTACTTCAATTGTGCATCGCGCATGATACAAGAGGAGGGTACACTTTCTTTGTACAGTGGAGTCTCCACACGCATTGTGGGCTCTGCCTTCGAGCACGCCGTTGTGTTCTCCTCGTATAAGTGGACGCTTAGAGCTGTCGGGACAGATGAACAGCATCCAAGAGTGTGGCAGATCGCACTTGGCGGAGTTGGTGGTGGGGCCATGTCTACTGTTTTGCTCACACCACTAGAACTGGTCAAGTGCCGTATGCAGGTGGCAAACGTGCAACCCGGTGCAAAGTGGCGAAACGGCAGCGTCGCCGACTGTGCTGCAAGTATTGTGCGTGAGGGTGGGCTAACGGCACTTTACAAAGGTGGGCTTGCGATGTTGGCAAGGGAAATCCCGGGAACGGCAGCATATTGCGGCACGTATGATAAACTGAAAGAGTTTCTCACACCAGAAGGGGGTTCAACCGCAAATTTGTCGATTTGGAGTTTAATGTTTGCCGGTGGATGTAGTGGTGTTGCCTTTTGGACCATATTTTTCCCTGCTGATGTGGCCAAGACGAGGATGCAAGTGGACCCCGCTTTCGCTAAAGTGGGATTCTTGGAGGCCCTTCGCCGCATATACATAGAAGGGGGCATGCGACTGCTCTACCGGGGCTGGACGGGCACAGCTGTGCGTGCATTTCCGTCTAATGCGCTAATATTTGCGGTGTTTGATTTAACCATGTACGCCCTCACCAGGGATTAG
- a CDS encoding protein tyrosine phosphatase, putative, whose translation MDVNCTLIECLDAKDNKRVLFNFLILDAPSPSSLPAYLKALQRRQVRHLVRVCGPTYDATLVEKNGIEVHSWPFDDGAPPPRGVLESWFRLLDTEKAHLDSGDIKQPATIAIHCVAGLGRAPILVAVALVEYGGLAPLDTITLIRERRRGAINQTQMHWLVKYKRRGGNGGGCAIM comes from the coding sequence ATGGACGTCAACTGTACATTGATTGAGTGCCTGGACGCGAAGGACAACAAGCGTGTTCTTTTTAACTTCCTCATTCTTGACGCCCCATCACCGAGTAGCCTACCAGCATATCTGAAAGCACTGCAACGGCGGCAGGTGCGTCACcttgtacgtgtgtgtggtCCGACATACGACGCCACCCTCGTCGAGAAAAATGGCATTGAGGTGCACAGCTGGCCCTTCGACGACGGTGCGCCGCCCCCGCGTGGGGTGTTGGAATCCTGGTTCCGTTTGCTGGACACCGAAAAGGCCCATCTTGATTCTGGCGACATCAAACAGCCGGCCACTATCGCAATCCATTGCGTCGCTGGACTCGGCCGGGCCCCGATCCTCGTTGCTGTGGCGCTTGTGGAGTACGGCGGCTTAGCTCCACTTGACACCATAACGCTCATTCGTGAGCGGAGGCGTGGGGCGATCAACCAAACGCAGATGCACTGGCTTGTAAAGTACAAGAGACGTGGTGGTAATGGGGGAGGTTGCGCCATCATGTAA